Proteins encoded within one genomic window of Brassica rapa cultivar Chiifu-401-42 chromosome A09, CAAS_Brap_v3.01, whole genome shotgun sequence:
- the LOC108870798 gene encoding uncharacterized protein LOC108870798: protein MESVHGKFEMEKFDGSGDFGMWKFKMQMQLELQGLGHILTEAASSTKVETTDDSDEVTDKEVKVDPLAKEKDTRARNLICSSLTNMVLRKVMREATAMGFGEHLKQIIKQRPCLTGST from the coding sequence ATGGAATCGGTTCACGGGAAGTTTGAGATGGAGAAGTTTGATGGATCTGGTGACTTCGGTATGTGGAAGTTTAAGATGCAAATGCAGCTGGAGCTGCAAGGGCTGGGACACATCTTGACTGAAGCAGCTAGTTCTACGAAAGTAGAAACTACAGATGACAGTGACGAAGTCACTGATAAGGAAGTTAAGGTAGATCCTCTGGCTAAAGAAAAGGATACTCGAGCCAGAAACCTTATCTGCTCAAGCCTCACCAACATGGTACTAAGAAAAGTAATGAGAGAAGCAACCGCCATGGGGTTTGGAGAGCACTTGAAGCAGATTATCAAACAAAGACCTTGCCTAACAGGATCTACTTGA